Part of the Pseudomonas sp. Leaf58 genome is shown below.
GCATCGAAAATGCCCTGCACCGCCTGACCTGGGATGAAGCCATCGGCTCGTCCGGCACCATCCGCGCCATTGGCGCGGCCATCAAGGCCGGCGGCCTGGGTAATGGCGAGGTCAACGCCGAAGGCCTGGCGTGGGTCAAGCGCAAACTGTTCAAACTGGGCGAGGTCGACAAGATCGACTTCGACGGCATCAAACCCGACCGCCGTACCATCTTCCCGGCGGGCCTGGCAATTCTCGAAGCAATCTTCGATGCCCTGGAACTGCAGCGCATGGACCACTGCGACGGCGCCCTGCGCGAAGGTGTGCTGTTCGACCTGCTGGGCCGCCACCACCACGAGGACGTGCGCGAACGCACCCTGAATTCGCTGATGGAGCGCTACCACGTGGACCACGGCCAGGCCGCACGGGTCGAGCGCAAGGCACTGCACGCCTTTGACCAAGTGGCCGACGCATGGGACCTGAAAGACGGTAACTGGCGCGATCTGCTGGGCTGGGCGGCGAAGGTGCACGAAATCGGCCTGGATATCGCCCACTACCACTACCACAAGCACGGCGCCTACCTGATCGAGCACTCCGACCTGTCGGGCTTCTCCCGCGAGGACCAGCAGATGATGGCCTTGCTGGTGCGCGGCCACCGCCGCAACATCCCCAAGGACAAGTACGCCGAACTGGGTGAGGAAGGGGTCAAGCTGATGCGCCTGTGCGTACTGCTGCGCTTTGCCATCCTGTTCCACCACATCCGTGGCAACCAGCAAATGCCGAAGGTAGAACTGAAGGCTGCCGATCACAGCCTCGATGTGGCGTTTCCTGAGGGCTGGCTGGAGCAGAACCAGCTGACCCAGGCCGACTTCGCCAACGAGGCGGAGTGGCTGGCCCGGGTCGGCTTCGTCCTCAGCGTACGTTGAGGACCGGGTTGCTCAGGCGCTCCAGCAGGGTCGCCTGGGCACTGCGCGGGTTCTGGTTGCCGGTCGGCGTGCTACGCACATACCGCCCGTCTGGCTGCAGGGTCCAGGCGTGGGTGTTGTCGGTCAGGTAGCTTTCCAGCTCTTTCTTTACCCGCAGCAACAGTTTTTTGCCTTCTACCGGGAAGCAGGTCTCGACGCGCTTGTCGAGGTTGCGTTCCATCCAGT
Proteins encoded:
- the ppx gene encoding exopolyphosphatase is translated as MPHTIAKNLSLIAAIDLGSNSFHMVVAKAHHTEIRILERLGEKVQLAAGIDEERMLSEEAMERGLDCLKRFSQLINGMPAGAVRIVGTNALREARNRNEFIQRAEAILGHPVEVISGREEARLIYLGVSHTLADTAGKRLVADIGGGSTEFIIGQRFEPLLRESLQMGCVSFTQRYFRDGKITPARYAQAYTAARLELMSIENALHRLTWDEAIGSSGTIRAIGAAIKAGGLGNGEVNAEGLAWVKRKLFKLGEVDKIDFDGIKPDRRTIFPAGLAILEAIFDALELQRMDHCDGALREGVLFDLLGRHHHEDVRERTLNSLMERYHVDHGQAARVERKALHAFDQVADAWDLKDGNWRDLLGWAAKVHEIGLDIAHYHYHKHGAYLIEHSDLSGFSREDQQMMALLVRGHRRNIPKDKYAELGEEGVKLMRLCVLLRFAILFHHIRGNQQMPKVELKAADHSLDVAFPEGWLEQNQLTQADFANEAEWLARVGFVLSVR